CGTCCGGTACGAGGATCCGCTGCCGCTCAGGCTCGCTCACGGTCCTCTCGTGCGCGGCCAGGGACACGGCACGCACCCGGCCGTCCGGATCGCACACCGGGGCCAGCGAGGTCGCCCAGCCGTGTTCCGCGCCCGCACTCGCGGAACGGACGAAGGAGTCCAGGTACTGCGGCTCACCGGTCTCCAGGACGAGGCGCATCCTGCGCTCGGTCTCGTCGCTCACCGGATCAGGGGCGATCTCCGGCAGCCGCAGCCCGCGCATCTCCGCTTCCGTGAGCGACAGCGTGCGCTCCATGCCCGCATTCGCCCGGATCAGCCTCAGGCCGGCATCGAAGACCGCCAGGAAACAGGGGGACTGGGTGAACGCCCATTCCTTCAGCGGTTCGCCCCAGGGCGTGCCGGGCCCGCTCGTGACGGCGGACACCACGAGCCACCGGGCGGTCCCGCCGGCAGACGTCCGGCGGTGCGCGAGCAGTCCCAGTTCCACCCGGCGGCCGTCCCGGTGCCGCAGCGCCACCGTGCCGCTCCACCGCTCCTGGCCGGCCGGGAGCCGGGCCGCATCGCCCCCGAGGCCGTCGGCGAGCAGCTCGGCGGCGGGCACCCCCACGACCTCGGACGACGTGTACCCCAGCAGCCGACGGGCGTCCTCACCCCACTCCGTCACGATGCCCTGCTCGCTGATGGTGGCCGTGGCCGTGTATGCCGACTCGAGGGGGGCGTTCGTTTCCCCCGGCCGCTCACCAGGAAAGCTGGGAAGTTGCTCCATCGCCGCTCATCTCGCCCTCGCTAGTTCCTCTGCCGCCGTCCCACGGCAACCCCTGCACGGCCAGGCGCTCCACTGACAAGCATGATCCGGCGGGGCTGGGAGCACCAACGCAGTGCTGCCAAGGGGGGCGCTCAGTCGGCCGGCCCCGAGGAGAGGGCTGTCGGGACGCTCGGTGACGGGGCGGGGTGCGCGAGGACGAGGGCGAGGACCGCGTCCCCCGCCTGCCACACCATCGCGCGGCGCCGTCCGCTGAGTACGGGAGGCTCGAGGCCGGTGATCCGGACGCGCCGCGGAGCGTCACCGAAGATGCCGCTGCGGTCGGCCTTGACCGCGGCTTCCTTGAGCGCCCAGGCGCCGGCCAGGACATCGGGCCGGTCCGTACCGATCAGGGCGAGTTCCGCGGGGGAGAAGGCGTGGGCCCCGACCCGGCGGACCGCGGCCGCCGATTGCGTCCCGCACAGGTCGACTCCGACCGGCCCCGGTGCGAGGGCCGCGGCGACGTGCCGGGCGGTGTGGCTGATGGAGACGCTCACGGCCGGCATCGGGCTGCCGCCGACGACGACGTACGGACTGCCGTCGTCACGCGGGAGGATCTCCACGTCGTCCTCCGGTGCGCCGACTGCTTCGCCGACCAGGCGCTTGGCGAGCACACGGCCGGCCACCCACTCGGCCCGCCGCCACGCCGGCAGCGCGTGGACCACGCGCCGTTCGGCCGGTGAGAGGTGCGGCGGGAGAACCGGTGAGACGGGCGCTGCCCGCCCCCGGCCCGGGCGATGGGCCACGACCAGGCCGGCTCCGCCCCATCGGTGGACGTGGCCCGGTGTGATCGGCGGGAAGGTGGTGTCCATGGCAGCGGGGTCAGGCGGCCGCGGCCTGGTCCAGGTGCCGCAGCTCGTACTCGAGCGCGGTCACGGCGTGACGGATCTGGTCGCAGGTGTGGTCGCAGGTGACGAAGAAGCGCAGCCGGGCCATTTCCTCGGGTACGGCCGGGTAGAGGATGGGATTGACGCTGACGCCCTGCTGGAACATGGCCTCGGCGAGTCGCAGGGTCTTCATCGAGTCCCCGACGATGCACGGGACCACGGGGGTGTCCCGGCTGTCCCCGACGTCGATGCCCGCATCGCGCGCGAGGCGGACGAACAGCGCGGCGTTCTCCGCAAGACGCGCCACGCGCTGAGGCTCGGCACGCAGCAGCCGCAGGGCCGTCAGCGACGCGGCGGTGTCGGCCGGGGTCATGCCGGCGCTGTAGACGAAGCCCGGAACGGTGTAGCGCAGGTACTCGACGACCGGGCGGCTGCCGGCGACGTAGCCGCCGCAGCTCGCCAGCGCCTTGGACAGCGTGCCCGACCACAGGTCGACGGCCGAGCGGTCGGTGCCGCAGTACTCGCCGATGCCGCGCCCGGTCGCGCCGATCGTCCCGATGCTGTGCGCCTCGTCGATCATCAGCAGCGCGCCGTGCCGTCGCTTGACCTCGACGAGGGCGGGCAGGTCGGCGATGTCGCCGTCCATGCTGTACACGCCCTCGATGACGACGAGGACCCGCCGGTAGTGGTGGCGGACCTGGCCGAGGATCGCGTCGAGGGCGGCGGCGTCGTTGTGCGGGAACGGCCGCCGGGTCGCGCCGGAGAGCCTGCATCCCTGCAGGATGCTGTCGTGGGCGAGGGAGTCGTGGATGACGAGGTCCCCGGGCCCGACGAGGTGTCCGATCACGGTGACGTTGGTGGCATGCCCATTGGCCAAGGTGAGCGCGGCTTCGCATCCGAGCAGGTCGGCGAGTTCCGTCTCGAGCTCCAGGTGGAGCGGACGGCTGCCGGACAGCAGTCGGCTGGCGGACACCGACGTCCCGCAGCGTGCGATGGCCTCCCGGGCCGCCTCGGTCACCCGGGGGTGCGTGGCCATGCCCAGGTAGTTGTAGCCGGAGAACGAGACGAGCTCCCGGCCGTCGATGACGGTCGTGTCCGTGATGCCGCCTTCGTGGACGAGGAAGTACGGATTCCGCAGCCCCGTCCCGGCGAGCGCGGCGAAACGCTCACCGTGCGCGGCGACCTCCGGGAAGCACTCGATCCGCGTCTGCTCCTCGGGCGGCGGGGCGCCGACCGGCGCGGCCGCGGGCAGGTCGGCGGCCGGCGGCGCCGGAGCTTCGTCGCCGTGGTCGGCGCGCTGTACGGGGACGGCCGCGGGTGCGGCGTCCGCGGAGCCGCCCGAGATCAGCGCGGCGATCCTCGCGGCGGTCGGCCGGTCGGCAGCCCTCTCGTCGAACGTCCACTGCGGCCACTCCCGATGGAGGGAGGTGAACAGATCGGTCAGCATGAGCGAGTCGAAGCCGAGATCGTCGATCAGCAGCTGGTCGCCCCGCAGATGATCCACCGGGAAGGCGCTGATCCGGGCCACGTGCGCGAGCACGGCGCCGGTGACCTCGTCGATGCCCCGGGCCGGCGAAGGCTCCTGGTCGTCCGTCGCGCTCTCCCCGGGCGGTGCGGCCCGGGGCGGCAGGACGGCGGCGGGGGCGTCCTGCGGCGCGGGGCGCATGCTCCGCACCCAGTAGGACTGGGTGTCGAGCCTGGCCACCGGCAGGTCCAGCAGACGGCGGGCTTCCTCGGGAACCAGGGCGCGCGGGTCGACCGGGGCGCCCAGGACCGCGAGCCGGGCGAGGGCCCGGACGAACCCGCGTCCGCCGTCCGGCGCGGCCTCCGCGGCGGCGACGGCGTGGACGTCTGCGTGCCCGGTGAGGTTGCGGCGGACCGATGTGAGCAGCGAGCTGCCGCCGGTCACCTGGAGGAAGATGCGGGCCCCCTGTTCGTAGGCGGTCCGGACGGCATCCCCGAAGCGGACCGGCGCGGACGCGTGCCGGGACCACAGTTCCCCCAGCCGGTCGGCGTCGGTGCAGACCGCCCCGTCCACGGACGACACGAACGGCAGGGCGGGGCTCCCGAGGCGCCGGTCGGCGAGGTACGTGCTCAAGGCCTCGTCGGCGGCGGCGAACCGCGGCGAGTGGAAGGCGCCCGACACCTCGAGGGGCAGCGTGACGACACCGGCCTCGGCACACGTGCGCCGCAGGACGGCTAGCCCGCGCAGCGAGCCGCTGACCACGAGCTGCCGCGGCTCGTTGAAGCAGGCGAGCCACACGTCGCCGATGCCGGTCATGAGCCGGCGGCAGGTCTCCTCGTCGCTCTGCACGGCGAGCATCCCGCCCCGGGAGCCGGTCTCGGCCCGTCGCAGGGCTGCACCCCGGTGGGCCAGCAGCCGGACGGTGGCCTCGTCTGCGAGGGCTCCGGCCGCTGCGGCCGCGGCGAACTCTCCGACGCTGTGGCCCAGGGTGAGGTCGGGCGCGAGGCCGCAGTCGGCGAGGAGGTGGGTGGCGGCGATCTGGACGGTGCCGAGCAGCGGCTGACACACGTCGGTGGCGGCGAGCCGCTTCCTGAGCTCCTCGTCGTCGCCCTCACCGGCCGCCGCCCCGCCGTACAGCAGATCGGTGAGGTCGAAGCCGATGTTGCGCCGGGCCACGGCGCTGAGGGCGTCGACGGTGGTCCGGAAGCCGGTGAACCTCTCGTAGAGGTCCTGCATCATGCCCGGTCGCTGACTGCCCTGCCCGGGGAAGAGGAAGGCGATGCGGCGCCGGTCCGGCGGCAGGGGAGCGTCGGCGGCGAAGGCGCCGTCGCCGAGATCGCCCCGGGCGCCGTCGGCGAGCTGCCGGCGGGCCTCGCGCAGCCGTCGGACGAGTTCGTCCGTGTCGGCGGCGACGATCGCGAGCCGGGCGGTCAGGGGCTCACGCGCGCCCAGGGTGTGGGCCACGGCGGCCACCGGCGGGCGGTCCGTCGTGTCGAGTGCGTCGAGAACGTCGCCGATGTGCTCGTCCAGCAGATCGGGGTTGCCGGCCGAGAGCAGGACGAGCTGGGGTCGGGTGGCTTCGGGCCGTTCGGTGAGGTGGTCGACGGCAGGGGCGGGCTGCTCTTCCAGAACCACGTGGACGTTCGTACCGCCGAAACCGAACGAGCTGACGGCAGCCCGCCGCGGGGTGCCCGTGGCCCGAAAGGGCCGTGCGGTGTCGGCGAAGCGCAGGCCCGCGGCGGCGATGCCCAGGTCCGGATGGGAGCTGGTCTCCGGCTGCGGCACGATCGTGCGGTGGTGGACGACCAGGGCCGTCTTGATCAGCCCCGCGATACCTGCAGCGGACAGCGAGTGCCCGATGAGGGCCTTGCCCGCCGCGAGGTAGCACAGTGCGGGGTCGTCGTCGGGGAACTCGGTGCGCAGCCGGCGCAGCGCCTCCACCTCGGCACGGTCACCGACGGCGGTGCCGGTGCCGTGGGCCTCGATGAAGCCCACGGACGAGGGGGCGACCCCGGCCTCGTCGTAGGCCCGGCGCATGGCGCGCAGCTGGCCTTCGGGGGTGGGGGTCAGCGGTCCGGGAGATGCGCCGTCGTTGGCCGAGCCGATGCCCTTGATCACCGCGTAGACGCGGTCGCCGTTGGCGAGGGCGTCCGCGAGCGGCCGTATGACGACGGCGCCGGAGCCCTCGCCGAGGACGAAGCCGTCGGCCGCCTCGTCGAACGGGCGGCACACCCCGGTCGCGGACAGTGCGCGGAGCTTGGAGAAGCCGACCAGGCTGTCGGGGGTGAGGTTGAGGTACACGCCGCCGACGACGGCGATGCGGCAGGCGCCCTGGCCCAGCTGGGCGATCGCCTGGTCGAGGGCGACCAGTGAGCCGGAGCACGCGGCGTCGACGGCGAAACTGGGGCCGCCGAGGTCGAACTGCCGGCTGACCGTGCCCGCCGCCATGTTGAGCAGGCTCCCGGGCAGCGTGAAGCTCTGGACGGTGCCGAGCTGTGCTGCCTGTTCCCTGGCGGCGTCGAGGCCGCCGGGGTGGTCGGCCGTGGGCGACTCGTCGGCCAGGGCGATGACCCGGAGGGGGGCCGCCATCAGGTCCTTGTAGTCGGACACCGATATGCCGAGGAAGACCCCGGTGTTCTCACGGTCGAAGTCGCCACGGCCCAGCCCCGCGTCGTCGAGGGCCTCGCGGGTGACGTCGAGCATCAGCCGGTGCTGGGGGTCCATGGCCCGGGCACGGGCGGGGGGCACCCCGTAGTGCGGCGCAGCGAAACGGTCCACGGCATCCAGGAAGGCGACCTGGTCGGTGTACGCGGTATGAGGGGCCGAGGTGTTGTCGGGCTCGTGGAAGGTCCCGTGGTTCCAGCGTTCCGCCGGGACGGCGGAGAACTGGCGTTCCCCGCTCAGCAGGAGCTTCCAGTAGGCGCGGATGTCAGGGGCGCCGGGGAAGCGGCAGCCGAGTCCGGTGATGGCGATGTCGGTCATGACGGGTCTTCTTCCATTTCGTGGTGCCCCGGGCGCACGGCGACCAAGGCGGAGGGGACGGGCTCTGCACCGTGGGAGTCAGCGGTGCGAGGGTGCGGGGGCAGGTGGATCGGCGCGGACCGCGGGGCACCCCTGCCGGCCGTGGCCACGGGAGCCCGGGCCGCCGGATGGGGCACCTTGCGCCTGATGGGCCACGGCGCCCACCAGTTCAGGCCGCCGGCCAGGCGCATGAGCGCCGGTACGAGGACGCCCCGCACGAGCGTGGCGTCGAGGAGGACACCGAGGCCTGCGCCGATTCCGAAGAACTGCAGGAGCGAGACCTGGGAGGTGCCGAAGCTCAGGAGCGTGAAGGCGAGGAGGGAACCGGCGGTCGTGACGATGCCGCCCGTGTGGGCTATGCCCGAGACGATCGAGTCGGTGTTGCCCTGCCCGGCCTCGTGCGCCTCCTTGATGCGCGCGAGGACGAACACCTCGTAGTCCACCGAGAGCCCGAAGACGATGCAGAACAGCAGCACCGGCATGGTCGTGCTGAGTGGTCCGGGCGTGAAATGGAGCAGGTGCTGCAGGTGGCCCGTCTGGAAGACCCACACCATCGCGCCGAGGACGGCAGCGAGGCTCAGGGCGTTCAGCGCGATGGCCTTCAGCGGCAGCAGCAGGCTGCGCGTGAAGCCGAGCAGCAGTACGAACGTGGTGAGGGTGATCAGCGAGAGCGCCAGCGGAAGCCGGTCTCCGACGGTGGCCTTGGCGTCGACCAGGACCGCACTCGGTCCGCCGACGAGGACATCGGTGCCCGCCGGGGCGGGAGTCGCGCGGACGGCGTGCACGAGCTGCTGGGCGGCGCGCGACCGGGGGTCCGCCTGCGGCACCACGGAGAGCCGGGTCGGGCCGTCGCCGACGGGCCGGGCCGCGGATCCGGGGGAGCCGGAGACCGCTGCCTTCGCGCTGTGCCGGAAGCTGCCCTCGGGCCCCACGACCTGGGCGACCTGCGGGAGCGCGGAGAGCCGGCGGGCGTAGTCCTCCCGGGCGGGCGGGGAAGCCTGACCCGTCATGACGACCGTGAGCGCGCTGGGGCCGTTCATGTCGAACGCACCGCGCACCAGGTCCCCGGTCTGACGGCTGGAGGAGCTCACGGGCAGCGCCCGCTCGTCAGGGGTGGCGAAACCGGCGTGCGCGAACGGCCCGGCGAGTACCACGAGCAGTCCGATCACCGGCAGCGCCGCGATCAGCGGGCGGCGTACGACGATCTGCGACAGCCGCCGCCAGAAGCGTGACTCCGAGCCGGCGTGGGCCCGGCGGCGCCACGGCACGGCCCAGGCGTTCACCCGCTTTCCGAGCAGCGCGAGCAGAGCCGGCAACACGGTGACGGCGCTCACCGCAGCGATCGCCACCACGGCGATGCCCGCGTAGGCGAAGGAGCGCAGGAAGTAGGGCGGGAACACCAGCAGCGTCGCGAGCGCGGCGGAGACCGTGGCGGCACTGAAGAGGATCGTGTGGCCGGCGGTACGCACGGTGCGCAGGGCGGCGCTGCGCGGACCGTGTCCGTCGGCGAGCTCCTCGCGGAACCGGGAGACGACCAGCAGCCCGTAGTCGATGCCCAACCCCAGGCCGAGCGCGGTGGTGAGGTTCAGCGCGAACACGGACACGTCGGTGACGGCGCCGAGCACGCTCAGGACCAGCAGCGTCCCGGCGATGGCCAGTACCCCGATCAGCAGGGGCAGGGCCGCGGCCACCACGCTTCCGAACACCAGGACCAGCAGGATCAGCGTTCCCGGCAGCACGACGGACTCGGCGCGCTTCAGGTCGGACTCCGAGAGGTCCTGGAGCTCGGCGTCGATGAGCGCCGGTCCTCCCGCGTGCACCGTGAGGGCCGTCGTGGCGGCCGTCGGGGTCGTCAGCTCCTTGCTCAGCTGCTTCACCCGCGTTCCGAGCTGCTCCCCCTCGCCGGCCACGTGCGCGACGAGCATGGCCGCGCGGCCGTCCCGGCTGCGCAGTTCCGCCGCGTTGCCGGTCCAGTACGAGGTCACGCCGCTCACGTGCGGTTGCGTACGAAGGCGTGCGGTCAGGGCCTCGCCCGCGCTCCGGGCCGCCGGGTCGTCGACGGAGCCGGCGCGGGCCTGGGCGACGACGACCAGGTTGGGGGACGCCCCCAGGTGCTCGGCCGCCACCCGGGCGGCGCGGCTGGACTCCGATCGGGGGTCGTCGTACCCCTGCGTCTTCAGCCGGCCGGTCGCCTCTGCGCCGAACACGGCGGACAGCAGGAGGAAAACGAGCGCGGCAAACAGGACGAGCCGTGGACGGCGGGTCACGAAGACCCCTGCGCGACGGGACATGAATGCCTCCGCTCCGGATGGTGTTTCGCTCCTGCTCTTGAGCAGGACGGTCGATTTCACCGTGCGGGGAGGAGGAACGGGGTCATAGCCCCGGCTATTCGTCACTTGACAGGAGCCGCTTCATACGGGCCGCCGGAAGAGTTCCCCCGGGCCTTGCGCAGCCTTCTATCAAGATCGGTTCTCTGCGTCAAGCCACGTGTTCGAGTGGCGTGACGCATGTTCTCGTATCGGGTTTATTTGAAGTACGCCCTCACCGGGGATCTCCCGGAGACGGTTTACCAGTCTTTTCTTGTTCCGAATGGAGAATTCCCATGTCTGAGCGCTTTTGGACCCGTCGCATCTTCCTGGCCGGAGCTTCCGTCGCACTGGTCGGTGGTGGCATCGCCCTGCCGGCGACCGCCATGGCCGCACCGGCCGCCGCCCCGCAGCAGGCCGTCAACCTCGTCCAGGACGACAGCGCCGACGGCATCGGCACCGGCGGCGACGCCAACGCCGAGAACACCACCGTCGGCGGCGAGGCCACCGGCGGCAACGCCGACACGGGCGTCGGCAACTGCAAGGGCAAGTGCGAGATCACCACCGGCAACGCCACCGGCGGCAACGCCAGCGCCGACGCCGTCAACACCGGTGACGCCACCGCGGTCGGCGGCGACGGCAAGGGCACGGGCGGCCAGGTGAACAAGCAGAACATCAAGCTGCAGGTGAAGGAGAACCTGAAGCAGAAGCTCGGCAATTGAGGGCAGCACATCGCCCGCACAGCACGGACGCCGGAGAGGCCCACAGCCTCTCCGGCGTCCGTTTCGTGCTTCTCGGGCTGGTCAGCCGTTGCCGCCCGTGGCCGTCGCGTCGCCGGACACGGCCGTTGCGTTGCCGGTGTTGAGGGCGTCGGCGCTGGCGGCGCCGCCCGTCGCGGCACCCGTGGTGATGGTGCACCTGCCGATGCAGGTGCCGACGCCGGAGTTGGCATTGCCGCCGGTGGCGGTGCCGCCGACCGTGGTGTTCGCGGCACTGGCGTTGCCGCTGACGGCGCTGGCGTCACCCCCCGTGCCCTTGTCGTTGTCGCCCATGGCCCGCGTGCCCTGCCCGACCGAGTTCACGGCCTCGAACGTGCCGCTCAGGACCTCACCGCTCACGGCGGTGTTGACGCTGTCGTGGCACAGGCCGCTGCACACGTTGAAGGCGCCGTCGCCCACTGCGGTGTTGGTGCTGGTGCCGCAGAGGCCCACGCACTCGTTGAAGGCGCCGTCGCCCACGGTCGTATTGGTGCTGCCGTCGCACAGTCCCCGGCACACGCCGGAGGAGCCGTCACCCACGGCCGTATTGGTGCTGTCGTGGCAGATGCCCTCGCACATGCCGGAGGTGCCGTTGCCTGCGGCGGTGTTGCTGCTGTCGTGGCAGAGCCCCCTGCACACGCTCGGTGCACTGTCGGTTGCGGCGGTGGTGATGCTGCCGTAGCCGTACTGAGGGGATGCCGGTGCGGCCATCGCGGTCGCCGGCAGGGCCACGACGCCGGTCAGTGCCACGGAAGCCGCGGCCAGCACGATACGACGGGTCCAGGAATGCTCGTTCATCGGAATTCTCCGGGATTCTTGTGCGAGGTCTTCGCCTGTGGCCAAGCAGGCGGGCGCTGAGGCTGCCGGTCGGATACGCCCGGTGCTGTGCAGACGCCGGGGATCCCTGGGCTTATGCGAGGTCGACGTTAGCGTGTGGATCATGTCGCAAGCAGGATCTGGCCAGGCGCGGCGTGTTCCCGCCGCTTCCCGGTATCAAGATCGCTTCTCGGCGTCAAGTCACGTGTTCGAGTGGCGTGACGCAGGCTCTCCCGCAGGGTTTATTTGAAGTGCGCCCTCACCGAGGAACGCCCCGCAGGACACGAAGCCGGAACTGATTCCCGATCCTTTCCGTGGGGCGGAATGCGAACTCTTTTGATACCGAATGGAGAATTCCCATGTCTGAGCGTTTCTGGACCCGTCGTATCGTCCTGGCCGGAGCTTCCGCGGCGCTGATCGGCGGCGGTGTCGCGCTGCCGGCGACCGCGATGGCCGCGCCGACCGCCGCCCCGCAGCAGGCCGTCACGCTCCCCCAGGACAGCGCCGACGGGATCGGCGTCGGCGGCAACGCCAACGCCGAGAACACGACCGTCGGCGGTACCGCCCGGGGCGGCGGCGCCTCCACCGCCGTCGGCAACTGCGAGGGCGGGTGCACGGTCACCACCGGTGCCGCCCGCGGTGGCAACGCCAGCGCCGACGCCGTCAACACCGGCGACGCCACCGCCGTGGGCGGGAACGGCCACGGCACCGGCGGCACCGTCACCACGCAGGACATCAAGCAGGAGGTCCTGCAGAACCTGAAGGCGAAGCTCGCCCACTGAGGGCCGACAGCCCCCACAGCTCCCACAGCCCCACATGCGGACGCCGGAGAGGCCCACGGCCTCTCCGGCGTCCGCATGTCCAGGGTTCAGCCACCGTCCTGCATGGACTCCAGGGCCTCCTTGGCCCGCTTCTCCATCTCCGCCGCAGGGATGTCCTCCACGTGCGTGGCGATGTTCCAGCGGTGGCCGAAGGGGTCCTCGAACTGCCCGGTGCGGTCGCCGTAGAACTCGTCCTTGACCGCCGAGACCTCCGTGGCGCCGCGGGCGAGGGCCTTGGCGAAGACGTCGTCGACGTCGTCGACGTACACGTGCAGGGTGATCGGCGTGCCGCCCACCGTCTTGGGCGAGCGGAATCC
The Streptomyces sp. NBC_01296 DNA segment above includes these coding regions:
- a CDS encoding 4'-phosphopantetheinyl transferase family protein; the protein is MDTTFPPITPGHVHRWGGAGLVVAHRPGRGRAAPVSPVLPPHLSPAERRVVHALPAWRRAEWVAGRVLAKRLVGEAVGAPEDDVEILPRDDGSPYVVVGGSPMPAVSVSISHTARHVAAALAPGPVGVDLCGTQSAAAVRRVGAHAFSPAELALIGTDRPDVLAGAWALKEAAVKADRSGIFGDAPRRVRITGLEPPVLSGRRRAMVWQAGDAVLALVLAHPAPSPSVPTALSSGPAD
- a CDS encoding type I polyketide synthase, with translation MTDIAITGLGCRFPGAPDIRAYWKLLLSGERQFSAVPAERWNHGTFHEPDNTSAPHTAYTDQVAFLDAVDRFAAPHYGVPPARARAMDPQHRLMLDVTREALDDAGLGRGDFDRENTGVFLGISVSDYKDLMAAPLRVIALADESPTADHPGGLDAAREQAAQLGTVQSFTLPGSLLNMAAGTVSRQFDLGGPSFAVDAACSGSLVALDQAIAQLGQGACRIAVVGGVYLNLTPDSLVGFSKLRALSATGVCRPFDEAADGFVLGEGSGAVVIRPLADALANGDRVYAVIKGIGSANDGASPGPLTPTPEGQLRAMRRAYDEAGVAPSSVGFIEAHGTGTAVGDRAEVEALRRLRTEFPDDDPALCYLAAGKALIGHSLSAAGIAGLIKTALVVHHRTIVPQPETSSHPDLGIAAAGLRFADTARPFRATGTPRRAAVSSFGFGGTNVHVVLEEQPAPAVDHLTERPEATRPQLVLLSAGNPDLLDEHIGDVLDALDTTDRPPVAAVAHTLGAREPLTARLAIVAADTDELVRRLREARRQLADGARGDLGDGAFAADAPLPPDRRRIAFLFPGQGSQRPGMMQDLYERFTGFRTTVDALSAVARRNIGFDLTDLLYGGAAAGEGDDEELRKRLAATDVCQPLLGTVQIAATHLLADCGLAPDLTLGHSVGEFAAAAAAGALADEATVRLLAHRGAALRRAETGSRGGMLAVQSDEETCRRLMTGIGDVWLACFNEPRQLVVSGSLRGLAVLRRTCAEAGVVTLPLEVSGAFHSPRFAAADEALSTYLADRRLGSPALPFVSSVDGAVCTDADRLGELWSRHASAPVRFGDAVRTAYEQGARIFLQVTGGSSLLTSVRRNLTGHADVHAVAAAEAAPDGGRGFVRALARLAVLGAPVDPRALVPEEARRLLDLPVARLDTQSYWVRSMRPAPQDAPAAVLPPRAAPPGESATDDQEPSPARGIDEVTGAVLAHVARISAFPVDHLRGDQLLIDDLGFDSLMLTDLFTSLHREWPQWTFDERAADRPTAARIAALISGGSADAAPAAVPVQRADHGDEAPAPPAADLPAAAPVGAPPPEEQTRIECFPEVAAHGERFAALAGTGLRNPYFLVHEGGITDTTVIDGRELVSFSGYNYLGMATHPRVTEAAREAIARCGTSVSASRLLSGSRPLHLELETELADLLGCEAALTLANGHATNVTVIGHLVGPGDLVIHDSLAHDSILQGCRLSGATRRPFPHNDAAALDAILGQVRHHYRRVLVVIEGVYSMDGDIADLPALVEVKRRHGALLMIDEAHSIGTIGATGRGIGEYCGTDRSAVDLWSGTLSKALASCGGYVAGSRPVVEYLRYTVPGFVYSAGMTPADTAASLTALRLLRAEPQRVARLAENAALFVRLARDAGIDVGDSRDTPVVPCIVGDSMKTLRLAEAMFQQGVSVNPILYPAVPEEMARLRFFVTCDHTCDQIRHAVTALEYELRHLDQAAAA
- a CDS encoding MMPL family transporter, producing the protein MSRRAGVFVTRRPRLVLFAALVFLLLSAVFGAEATGRLKTQGYDDPRSESSRAARVAAEHLGASPNLVVVAQARAGSVDDPAARSAGEALTARLRTQPHVSGVTSYWTGNAAELRSRDGRAAMLVAHVAGEGEQLGTRVKQLSKELTTPTAATTALTVHAGGPALIDAELQDLSESDLKRAESVVLPGTLILLVLVFGSVVAAALPLLIGVLAIAGTLLVLSVLGAVTDVSVFALNLTTALGLGLGIDYGLLVVSRFREELADGHGPRSAALRTVRTAGHTILFSAATVSAALATLLVFPPYFLRSFAYAGIAVVAIAAVSAVTVLPALLALLGKRVNAWAVPWRRRAHAGSESRFWRRLSQIVVRRPLIAALPVIGLLVVLAGPFAHAGFATPDERALPVSSSSRQTGDLVRGAFDMNGPSALTVVMTGQASPPAREDYARRLSALPQVAQVVGPEGSFRHSAKAAVSGSPGSAARPVGDGPTRLSVVPQADPRSRAAQQLVHAVRATPAPAGTDVLVGGPSAVLVDAKATVGDRLPLALSLITLTTFVLLLGFTRSLLLPLKAIALNALSLAAVLGAMVWVFQTGHLQHLLHFTPGPLSTTMPVLLFCIVFGLSVDYEVFVLARIKEAHEAGQGNTDSIVSGIAHTGGIVTTAGSLLAFTLLSFGTSQVSLLQFFGIGAGLGVLLDATLVRGVLVPALMRLAGGLNWWAPWPIRRKVPHPAARAPVATAGRGAPRSAPIHLPPHPRTADSHGAEPVPSALVAVRPGHHEMEEDPS
- a CDS encoding VOC family protein; protein product: MAVKPIPEGRPRVTPYLCVDGAAAAIDFYVFVLGATERMRMPAPDGRIGHAELELGNSAIMLADEYPEIGFRSPKTVGGTPITLHVYVDDVDDVFAKALARGATEVSAVKDEFYGDRTGQFEDPFGHRWNIATHVEDIPAAEMEKRAKEALESMQDGG